The following are from one region of the Gossypium hirsutum isolate 1008001.06 chromosome D03, Gossypium_hirsutum_v2.1, whole genome shotgun sequence genome:
- the LOC107950592 gene encoding cellulose synthase A catalytic subunit 2 [UDP-forming], with translation MDTGGRLIAGSHNRNEFVLINADENARIKSVQELSGQTCQICGDEIEITVDGEPFVACNECAFPVCRPCYEYERREGNQACPQCKTRYKRIKGSPRVEGDEEEDGIDDLDNEFDYDASDPQQVAEAMLNARLNTGRGTHQNASGMPASSELDSSLPSSQIPLLTYGEEDLEISADHHALIVPQFMGNGNRVHPMPCSDPSVPLQPRPMVPKKDIAVYGYGSVAWKDRMEEWKKRQNDKLQVVKHEGGNDGGNFDGKELDDADLPMMDEGRQPLSRKLPIPSSKINPYRMIIILRLAILGLFFHYRLLHPVRDAYGLWLTSVICEIWFAVSWILDQFPKWCPIERETYLDRLSLRYEKEGKPSELASVDIFVSTVDPMKEPPLITANTVLSILAVDYPVDKVACYVSDDGAAMLTFEALSETAEFARKWVPFCKKFNIEPRAPEWYFSQKIDYLRNKVHPAFVRERRAMKREYEEFKVQINGLVATAQKVPEDGWTMQDGTPWPGNNVRDHPGMIQVFLGDNGVRDVEGNELPSLVYVSREKRPGFEHHKKAGAMNALIRVSAVLSNAPYLLNVDCDHYINNSKALREAMCFMMDPTSGKKVCYVQFPQRFDGIDRHDRYSNRNVVFFDINMKGLDGLQGPIYVGTGCVFRRQALYGFDAPVTKKPPGKTCNCLPKWCCFLCCCSRKNKKQKQKKEKTKKSKQREASKQIHALENIEGAISESNSQSSVTSQMKLEKKFGQSPVFVASTLPEDGGVPQNASPASLLREAIQVISCGYEDKTEWGKEVGWIYGSVTEDILTGFKMHCHGWRSVYCIPKRPAFKGSAPINLSDRLHQVLRWALGSVEIFLSRHCPIWYGYGGGLKWLERFSYINSVVYPWTSIPLLVYCTLPAICLLTGKFIVPEISNYASLVFMGLFISIAATGILEMQWGGVGIDDWWRNEQFWVIGGVSSHLFALFQGLLKVLAGVSTSFTVTSKAADDGEFSELYLFKWTSLLIPPTTLLIINIVGVVVGISDAINNGYDSWGPLFGRLFFAFWVIIHLYPFLKGLLGKQDRMPTIILVWSILLASILTLMWVRINPFVSKDGPVLEICGLNCDD, from the exons ATGGACACTGGTGGTCGACTCATTGCTGGTTCTCATAACAGAAACGAGTTCGTGTTGATCAATGCAGATGAAAACGCAAGA ATAAAGTCTGTGCAAGAATTGAGCGGGCAAACATGTCAGATCTGCGGGGATGAGATTGAGATTACAGTGGATGGAGAGCCCTTTGTTGCCTGCAATGAATGTGCTTTCCCGGTTTGCAGACCCTGCTACGAGTATGAGAGAAGAGAGGGTAACCAAGCTTGCCCTCAGTGCAAAACCAGATACAAACGAATCAAAG GCAGTCCTAGGGTTGAAGGTGATGAGGAAGAAGATGGCATAGATGATCTGGACAATGAGTTTGACTATGATGCTTCGGACCCTCAACAAGTTGCTGAGGCCATGCTCAATGCACGCCTTAACACTGGCCGTGGTACCCACCAAAATGCCTCTGGAATGCCTGCATCTTCAGAACTTGATTCTTCTCTTCCTAGCTCTCAAATTCCTCTCTTGACCTATGGTGAAGAG GATTTGGAGATTTCTGCTGATCATCATGCTCTCATTGTACCCCAATTTATGGGCAATGGAAATAGAGTTCATCCAATGCCTTGTAGTGATCCATCTGTACCTT TGCAACCTAGACCTATGGTTCCTAAGAAAGATATAGCAGTATATGGCTATGGAAGTGTCGCATGGAAGGATCGGATGGAGGAGTGGAAGAAAAGGCAGAATGACAAACTTCAGGTAGTTAAGCATGAAGGAGGGAATGATGGAGGAAACTTTGATGGAAAGGAGCTGGATGATGCTGATTTGCCAAT GATGGATGAAGGCAGGCAACCACTTTCAAGGAAGCTACCAATTCCTTCAAGCAAGATAAATCCATACAGAATGATTATCATACTCCGTCTTGCAATTCTTGGCCTATTTTTCCACTATAGACTGCTGCATCCGGTCAGGGATGCGTATGGCTTGTGGTTGACATCTGTAATATGTGAAATATGGTTTGCTGTTTCATGGATTCTGGATCAATTCCCTAAATGGTGCCCTATAGAACGTGAAACATATCTTGATCGCCTATCTCTGAG GTATGAGAAAGAAGGGAAACCGTCAGAGTTGGCTAGTGTAGACATTTTTGTGAGTACAGTGGATCCAATGAAAGAACCTCCACTGATCACTGCAAACACTGTTCTGTCCATCCTCGCTGTTGATTATCCTGTCGATAAAGTTGCATGCTATGTATCAGATGATGGTGCTGCCATGCTTACATTTGAAGCTCTCTCTGAGACAGCTGAATTTGCTAGGAAATGGGTCCCTTTCTGTAAAAAGTTCAATATTGAGCCCCGTGCTCCAGAGTGGTATTTTTCTCAGAAGATAGACTACCTAAGAAACAAAGTCCATCCAGCTTTTGTCAGGGAAAGGCGAGCAATGAAG AGAGAGTATGAAGAATTCAAAGTTCAGATAAATGGTTTGGTTGCCACAGCACAGAAGGTTCCTGAGGATGGTTGGACAATGCAGGATGGAACTCCATGGCCTGGAAACAATGTTCGTGACCATCCTGGCATGATTCAG GTTTTCCTGGGTGATAATGGTGTTCGAGATGTGGAAGGAAATGAACTACCTAGCCTAGTTTATGTTTCTCGTGAGAAGAGGCCAGGTTTTGAACATCATAAAAAGGCTGGGGCTATGAATGCTTTG ATACGAGTCTCGGCTGTCCTTTCAAATGCTCCTTATCTGCTGAATGTTGATTGTGATCACTATATTAACAATAGTAAAGCACTTAGAGAAGCCATGTGTTTCATGATGGACCCAACGTCCGGGAAAAAAGTTTGTTATGTCCAGTTTCCTCAAAGATTTGATGGAATTGATAGACATGATAGATACTCAAATCGCAATGTTGTGTTCTTCGAT ATCAACATGAAAGGATTAGATGGCTTACAAGGACCGATATATGTGGGAACAGGGTGTGTTTTCAGAAGACAAGCACTTTATGGTTTTGATGCGCCAGTTACAAAGAAGCCTCCTGGTAAAACCTGCAATTGTTTGCCAAAATGGTGTTGCTTTCTATGCTGTTGTTCTAGAAAGAACAAGAAACAGAAGCAAAAGAAGGAGAAGACAAAGAAGTCTAAGCAAAGGGAAGCCTCAAAGCAGATACATGCTCTTGAAAACATTGAAGGAGCAATTTCAG AGTCAAACTCTCAGTCATCAGTGACATCTCAAATGAAATTGGAGAAGAAATTTGGTCAGTCTCCTGTTTTTGTGGCTTCGACTCTTCCAGAGGATGGAGGAGTTCCTCAAAATGCTAGCCCTGCTTCATTACTGAGAGAAGCAATCCAAGTCATAAGTTGTGGTTACGAAGATAAAACAGAATGGGGAAAGGAA GTTGGCTGGATATATGGCTCTGTGACTGAGGATATATTAACAGGATTCAAGATGCACTGTCATGGCTGGCGATCTGTGTACTGCATACCTAAACGACCTGCGTTTAAGGGTTCAGCTCCTATTAACCTCTCAGATCGTCTGCACCAAGTTTTACGTTGGGCTCTTGGATCTGTTGAAATTTTCTTGAGCAGGCATTGTCCCATTTGGTACGGTTACGGGGGCGGATTGAAATGGTTGGAACGATTTTCCTACATAAATTCAGTCGTATATCCATGGACCTCCATTCCCTTGCTTGTTTACTGTACCCTTCCAGCTATATGTCTCCTTACCGGGAAGTTTATTGTTCCTGAG ATTAGCAACTACGCCAGTCTAGTATTCATGGGTCTCTTCATATCAATTGCTGCAACAGGTATTCTCGAGATGCAGTGGGGTGGTGTAGGAATTGATGACTGGTGGAGAAACGAACAATTCTGGGTGATTGGAGGTGTATCATCACACCTCTTTGCCCTCTTTCAGGGTTTACTGAAGGTTCTGGCTGGTGTCAGCACAAGCTTCACTGTGACCTCTAAAGCAGCCGACGACGGTGAATTTTCTGAGCTTTACCTCTTCAAGTGGACATCGTTACTCATCCCTCCCACCACCTTATTGATCATAAACATAGTTGGCGTCGTGGTTGGAATCTCTGATGCCATTAATAATGGTTATGATTCATGGGGCCCATTGTTTGGGCGACTATTTTTTGCCTTTTGGGTTATTATCCACCTCTACCCCTTCCTCAAGGGTCTGCTTGGGAAACAAGACCGAATGCCAACCATTATTTTGGTTTGGTCAATCCTGCTGGCATCGATCTTGACACTTATGTGGGTCCGAATAAACCCATTCGTCTCGAAAGATGGCCCTGTACTAGAAATTTGCGGGCTGAATTGTGATGACTAG
- the LOC107950035 gene encoding protein MAIN-LIKE 2-like — MGSLIKNDGHISNTVNNMGPYRALRGRVNDLGYSLDERLMPYLELAGFGSIALIRTFDLWYDLISKLVKRWRPVTHAFHLQCGESTVTLEDVALQLELLIDGSAVTGISAIAEPVSLCYSLLIVSPADAEFNFTSLKFSWLKANFEHLSINATEHEVMCAARAYIMHIIGGLLMLDANNNRVHLMYLPLLSDLQNVRSYSWVSAILAILYYELFRTTKPDSVDIGGCLLLL, encoded by the exons ATGGGTTCATTGATTAAGAACGATGGTCACATATCAAACACAGTTAATAATATG GGCCCGTATCGCGCATTAAGGGGTCGGGTGAATGATTTAGGATATTCATTGGATGAACGACTAATGCCATACTTGGAGTTAGCTGGATTCGGGTCAATAGCACTGATCCGAACGTTTGATTTGTGGTACGATTTAATATCCAAATTAGTCAAGCGTTGGCGCCCGGTGACCCACGCTTTTCATTTGCAGTGTGGGGAGTCCACTGTCACTCTAGAGGATGTTGCATTGCAACTTGAGCTCCTAATCGACGGAAGTGCCGTAACAGGCATAAGTGCGATAGCTGAGCCGGTTTCCCTTTGTTATAGCCTACTAATAGTCTCGCCCGCTGATGCTGAGTTCAATTTTACGAGTTTGAAATTTTCATGGCTGAAAGCTAATTTTGAACATTTATCAATTAATGCCACTGAGCATGAGGTGATGTGTGCAGCTCGAGCgtacattatgcatattataggggGTTTACTAATGCTGGATGCGAACAACAACAGGGTTCATTTGATGTATTTACCCTTATTATCTGATTTGCAGAATGTTCGCTCGTATAGTTGGGTTTCCGCAATTCTAGCTATATTGTATTATGAGCTTTTTCGGACGACAAAGCCTGATTCCGTAGACATAGGCGGATGCCTTCTATTGCTGTAA